Proteins co-encoded in one Thermochromatium tepidum ATCC 43061 genomic window:
- a CDS encoding methyltransferase domain-containing protein, whose translation MAHSQLAAEPTLEVPLPGKRSMVRVGAIPNPVTETARVSAQRLFDGLMTKDPTQVNQAIEHLKAHQSEEVLGGNSSALIWLARAWLRANELGLEAARPESKLEQAYFDFFLREEAKPLKEYLQRKYRVADYTPSDPETHLDRLTFLEDLLLFNNPMRSHWDATERVVEILAGLKPEVRRVIDLGAGFGYFSSRIAEALGPEAIVYAADTEETYVEQLKTFVDRYGIAGVRPVLSKPNDIVVREPTDLVFIASLYHVLYAWSQPSERDAFMETLHRTLRPGGYLVVLDNRDDEGRSLHNAYVDREFVQAQLYHYGFELVLNEDLSPYRYILVLRKSMSQPPKPPVYDRMPGQDVIRVTDANSVIHIGSLDSFDITPSGIAAGRLMLKALSEKDRDAARQAIRIYDTLIPKENFGGEYTALQWIAQYLVATEDERRELTRDPLAAEFIAYLARDDYADLKLYVARKYKLDLKTTAIPTEDATDEKAREIGIIRRQALEDFILFNNPRRDTWEQSPKIMERLPLKAGDRVVDIGSGPGFYSFKFAERVGPTGQVLAFDTKESHIDYLNGLANKWGLKQLKGAVSSVDGFEIPEPGTADLVFMCSLYHILYGVSSQAEREGMIASIHKALKPDGRLVVVDNGPVQAGLLPYHGPYIRQELIASQLQAYGFKLESSELVIPQRYLMVFSH comes from the coding sequence GTGGCTCATTCTCAGCTGGCTGCCGAACCAACCCTCGAGGTACCGCTGCCGGGCAAGCGTTCTATGGTGCGCGTCGGTGCCATCCCCAATCCGGTCACCGAGACCGCCCGCGTCTCTGCCCAGCGGTTGTTCGATGGACTCATGACCAAGGATCCGACCCAAGTCAACCAAGCGATCGAACATCTGAAGGCGCATCAATCCGAGGAGGTTCTGGGTGGGAACAGCTCGGCCCTGATCTGGCTGGCGCGGGCCTGGTTGCGAGCCAACGAACTCGGTCTGGAGGCCGCCCGTCCCGAGTCCAAGCTGGAGCAGGCGTATTTCGATTTCTTCCTCCGTGAGGAGGCCAAGCCTCTCAAGGAATATCTCCAGCGCAAGTATCGCGTGGCCGACTACACCCCGAGCGACCCCGAGACGCATCTGGATCGCCTCACCTTTCTCGAAGACCTGCTCTTGTTCAACAACCCGATGCGCTCACACTGGGATGCGACCGAACGGGTGGTCGAGATCCTCGCCGGCCTTAAGCCCGAGGTGAGGCGAGTGATCGACCTGGGCGCGGGTTTCGGCTATTTCTCGTCCCGGATCGCCGAGGCCCTGGGACCGGAGGCGATCGTCTATGCCGCTGATACCGAGGAGACCTATGTCGAGCAGCTCAAGACCTTCGTCGATCGCTATGGCATCGCCGGTGTGCGACCCGTGCTCTCCAAGCCCAACGACATCGTGGTACGTGAGCCGACCGATCTCGTCTTCATCGCCTCGCTCTATCATGTGCTCTATGCCTGGAGCCAGCCAAGCGAACGCGACGCCTTCATGGAGACCCTGCACCGGACATTGCGCCCGGGCGGCTATCTGGTCGTGCTCGACAACCGCGACGACGAAGGCCGCTCGCTGCACAATGCCTATGTCGATCGCGAGTTCGTCCAGGCCCAGCTCTATCACTATGGCTTCGAACTGGTCTTAAATGAGGATCTGTCGCCCTATCGCTACATTCTGGTGCTGCGCAAGAGCATGTCCCAGCCGCCCAAACCGCCTGTCTATGACCGGATGCCTGGGCAGGATGTGATTCGGGTGACGGATGCGAATTCGGTGATCCACATCGGAAGTCTCGATTCCTTCGACATCACGCCGTCCGGGATCGCCGCCGGACGGCTGATGCTCAAGGCCCTCTCTGAGAAAGATAGGGACGCGGCGCGCCAGGCGATCCGGATCTACGACACCCTCATCCCAAAGGAAAACTTCGGCGGTGAATACACGGCGCTGCAATGGATCGCCCAGTATCTGGTTGCGACCGAGGACGAGCGACGCGAACTGACCCGGGATCCGCTCGCAGCCGAGTTCATCGCCTATCTGGCACGGGACGACTACGCCGATCTCAAGCTCTATGTCGCTCGAAAATACAAGCTGGACCTGAAGACGACCGCGATTCCAACCGAAGACGCCACCGACGAAAAGGCGCGCGAGATCGGGATCATCCGCCGTCAGGCGCTCGAGGACTTCATCCTCTTCAACAACCCGCGCCGAGATACCTGGGAACAGTCGCCGAAGATCATGGAGCGCCTGCCGCTCAAGGCCGGTGACCGTGTGGTCGACATCGGAAGTGGTCCGGGTTTCTATAGCTTCAAGTTCGCCGAGCGTGTTGGACCGACCGGCCAGGTGTTGGCCTTTGATACCAAGGAGTCACACATCGATTATCTTAACGGTTTGGCGAACAAATGGGGGCTGAAGCAGCTTAAGGGCGCGGTTTCTTCCGTCGATGGCTTTGAGATCCCGGAGCCCGGCACCGCCGACCTGGTCTTCATGTGCTCGCTCTATCACATCCTCTATGGTGTCTCTTCCCAGGCCGAGCGTGAGGGCATGATCGCCAGCATCCACAAGGCACTGAAACCCGATGGGCGTTTGGTGGTCGTAGACAATGGGCCGGTTCAGGCCGGTCTATTGCCCTATCATGGCCCCTATATCCGCCAGGAACTGATTGCCTCACAGTTGCAGGCCTATGGTTTCAAACTCGAATCCAGTGAACTTGTGATTCCACAGCGCTATCTCATGGTGTTCTCGCACTGA
- a CDS encoding HD-GYP domain-containing protein, which produces MKEKTLDKHQLRIGLFVMLDLPWMSHPFLTNSFKIRNQRQLRILRQLDIDQVRVDLDRSDIFSEDELGETVTLEATETSEADEDPGSTLWAEKNERIRRLKQRRSRLNQCAKCYMQKVSLARKLMSHLRSAPAQAAEEAHELVDGMVGELIEDAETTVQLVNLKHQDENSYHHAINVSALALVLGRKLGLDEVQLRLLGQGALFHDLGHLKIPTQILMKKGPLTEPERRFYEQHPRYGAEIARQIGTLPVGVIEIIAKHHEHLDGSGYPGGLRANDIGLLTRILTVVNRYDNLCNGFGGERALSPHQAVSRMYSKERQCYDPKVLTTFITNLGVYPPGTVVRLNDARIAVVISINADDLLKPNVLVYSEEIPAEEALVLDLTEEGIGIRESLHRSELTEKQIEYLNLSDKLSYYFQGARGDLGR; this is translated from the coding sequence GTGAAAGAAAAGACGCTTGACAAGCACCAGCTACGCATTGGGCTGTTCGTGATGCTCGATCTGCCCTGGATGAGCCATCCGTTTTTGACGAACAGCTTTAAGATTCGCAATCAGCGTCAGCTGCGCATCCTGCGCCAACTCGATATCGATCAGGTCAGGGTCGACCTGGATCGCAGCGATATCTTCTCCGAGGATGAACTCGGCGAGACTGTGACACTTGAAGCGACCGAGACGTCCGAGGCCGACGAGGATCCCGGTTCGACACTCTGGGCCGAGAAGAATGAACGCATCCGTCGCCTCAAGCAGCGCCGCTCACGCCTGAATCAGTGCGCCAAGTGCTATATGCAGAAGGTGAGTCTGGCGCGTAAGCTGATGTCACATCTGCGTTCCGCGCCGGCCCAGGCCGCCGAGGAGGCCCATGAACTGGTCGATGGGATGGTGGGTGAACTGATCGAGGATGCCGAGACGACTGTGCAACTGGTCAATCTCAAGCACCAGGACGAGAACAGCTACCACCATGCCATTAATGTCTCGGCCCTGGCCCTGGTGCTTGGACGCAAGCTGGGGCTCGACGAGGTGCAGCTGCGCCTACTCGGCCAGGGCGCACTCTTTCATGACCTGGGTCACTTAAAGATTCCGACCCAGATCCTCATGAAAAAAGGCCCGCTCACCGAACCCGAGCGGCGTTTCTATGAACAGCATCCGCGCTATGGTGCCGAGATCGCGCGCCAGATCGGCACGCTTCCAGTCGGTGTCATCGAGATCATCGCCAAACATCATGAGCATCTGGACGGTAGCGGTTATCCCGGAGGACTGCGGGCCAACGACATCGGCCTGCTCACGCGCATCCTGACCGTGGTCAACCGCTACGACAATCTCTGCAATGGCTTTGGCGGCGAACGTGCGCTCTCGCCGCATCAGGCCGTCTCGCGCATGTATTCCAAGGAACGTCAGTGCTACGATCCCAAGGTCTTGACGACCTTCATCACCAACCTGGGCGTCTATCCGCCTGGGACCGTGGTGCGACTGAACGACGCGCGTATCGCCGTGGTCATCTCGATCAATGCTGACGACCTGCTCAAGCCCAATGTGCTGGTCTATTCCGAAGAGATCCCTGCCGAGGAGGCCCTGGTGTTGGATCTGACCGAGGAGGGGATCGGAATTCGCGAGAGCCTGCATCGCTCCGAGCTGACCGAAAAGCAGATCGAATATCTCAATCTTTCGGACAAGCTCAGTTATTACTTCCAAGGCGCCCGGGGCGATCTGGGGCGCTGA